Proteins encoded in a region of the Bubalus bubalis isolate 160015118507 breed Murrah chromosome 9, NDDB_SH_1, whole genome shotgun sequence genome:
- the EGR1 gene encoding early growth response protein 1 translates to MAAAKAEMQLMSPLQISDPFGSFPHSPTMDNYPKLEEMMLLSNGAPQFLGAAGAPEGSSGSSSSSSGGGGGGGGGSSSSNSNSSSAFNPQGEASEQPYEHLTAESFPDISLNNEKVLVETSYPSQTTRLPPITYTGRFSLEPAPNSGNTLWPEPLFSLVSGLVSMTNPPATSSSASSPAASSSASQSPPLSCAVQSNDSSPIYSAAPTFPTPNTDIFPEPQGQAFPGSAGPALQYPPPAYPGAKGGFQVPMIPDYLFPQQQGDLGLGTPDQKPFQGLESRTQQPSLTPLSTIKAFATQSGSQDLKALNSTYQSQLIKPSRMRKYPNRPSKTPPHERPYACPVESCDRRFSRSDELTRHIRIHTGQKPFQCRICMRNFSRSDHLTTHIRTHTGEKPFACDICGRKFARSDERKRHTKIHLRQKDKKADKSAASAATSSLPSYPSPVATSYPSPVTTSYPSPATTSYPSPVPTSYSSPGSSTYPSPVHNGFPSPSVATTYSSVPPAFPTQVSSFPSSAVTNSFSASTGLSDMTTTFSPRTIEIC, encoded by the exons ATGGCGGCAGCCAAGGCCGAGATGCAGCTGATGTCCCCACTGCAGATCTCCGACCCCTTTGGCTCCTTTCCTCATTCGCCCACCATGGACAACTACCCTAAGCTGGAGGAGATGATGCTGCTGAGCAATGGGGCTCCCCAGTTCCTCGGTGCCGCCGGGGCCCCGGAGGGCAGCagcggtagcagcagcagcagcagcgggggcggtggaggtggagggggtggcagcagcagcagcaacagcaacagcagcagcgcCTTCAACCCTCAGGGGGAGGCAAGCGAGCAGCCCTACGAGCACCTGACCGCAG AGTCCTTTCCTGACATCTCTCTGAATAACGAGAAGGTTCTAGTGGAGACGAGTTACCCCAGCCAAACCACCCGGCTACCCCCCATCACCTACACAGGCCGCTTCTCTCTGGAGCCTGCACCCAACAGTGGGAACACCCTGTGGCCTGAGCCCCTCTTCAGCCTGGTCAGCGGCCTCGTGAGCATGACCAACCCACCGGCCACCTCATCTTCAGCATCATCTCCCGCGGCCTCCTCCTCAGCCTCCCAGAGCCCACCGCTGAGCTGTGCAGTGCAGTCCAACGACAGCAGCCCCATCTACTCTGCGGCACCCACCTTCCCCACGCCTAACACTGACATCTTCCCTGAGCCACAAGGCCAGGCCTTTCCAGGCTCAGCAGGCCCTGCCCTTCAGTACCCACCTCCTGCCTACCCTGGTGCCAAGGGGGGCTTCCAGGTTCCCATGATCCCCGACTATCTGTTTCCACAACAGCAGGGGGACCTGGGCCTGGGCACACCAGATCAGAAGCCCTTCCAGGGCCTGGAGAGCCGTACCCAGCAGCCTTCGCTCACTCCTCTCTCTACCATCAAGGCCTTTGCCACACAGTCGGGCTCCCAGGACCTGAAGGCCCTCAACAGCACCTACCAGTCTCAGCTCATCAAACCCAGCCGCATGCGCAAGTACCCCAACCGGCCCAGCAAGACGCCCCCCCATGAACGCCCCTACGCCTGCCCCGTGGAGTCCTGTGACCGGCGCTTCTCTCGCTCAGATGAGCTCACCCGCCACATTCGCATCCACACCGGCCAGAAACCCTTCCAGTGCCGCATCTGCATGCGCAACTTCAGCCGCAGTGACCACCTCACCACCCACATCCGCACccacacaggggagaagcccttCGCCTGTGACATCTGTGGGAGAAAGTTTGCCAGGAGCGATGAACGCAAGAGGCATACCAAGATCCACTTGCGGCAGAAGGACAAAAAAGCAGACAAAAGCGCAGCCTCTGCTGccacctcctctctcccttcGTACCCGTCCCCGGTGGCTACCTCCTACCCATCCCCAGTTACTACCTCTTACCCATCCCCAGCCACCACCTCATACCCATCGCCAGTGCCCACCTCCTACTCCTCTCCCGGCTCCTCGACCTACCCATCCCCTGTCCACAATGGTTTCCCGTCCCCCTCGGTGGCCACCACATACTCCTCCGTCCCTCCTGCTTTCCCGACCCAGGTCAGCAGCTTCCCCTCCTCAGCTGTCACCAACTCCTTCAGCGCCTCCACTGGGCTTTCGGACATGACAACCACCTTTTCTCCCAGGacaattgaaatttgctaa
- the REEP2 gene encoding receptor expression-enhancing protein 2 isoform X1, protein MPSDSRCRGARRCRRRGLPFKSRRRPRPAAAAGTSPLTAAARRSAAPAAAAAAGAAATAAPAAAAARPPATTSSARAGFPPRTPRPARPRHGVLDHLSPGGLRQAPGGCPLPQLWTLSLRIPPLTPSPKYPASVRLIFGTLYPAYSSYKAVKTKNVKEYVKWMMYWIVFAFFTTAETLTDIVLSWFPFYFELKIAFVIWLLSPYTKGSSVLYRKFVHPTLSNKEKEIDEYITQARDKSYETMMRVGKRGLNLAANAAVTAAAKGQGVLSEKLRSFSMQDLTLIRDEDALPLHGPDGRLRASPGSLLDTIEDLGDDPTLSVRSGTNQADPRTEISEDDTGDKAPKRVKPIKKVPKPEPLASKTLKTRPKKKTSAGGDSA, encoded by the exons ATGCCCAGCGACAGCAGGTGCAGGGGGGcgcgccgctgccgccgccgcggCCTCCCCTTTAAGAGCCGCCGCCGCCCACGGCCCGCCGCTGCGGCAGGGACCTCCCCTTTAACGGCGGCGGCTCGGCGCTCCGCGGCCCCCGCGGCGGCTGCTGCTGCgggtgctgctgctactgcggctcctgctgccgccgccgctcgGCCTCCAGCAACCACATCCTCGGCCCGGGCCGGCTTCCCGCCCCGCACCCCGcgccccgcccggccccgccATGGTGTCCTGGATCATCTCTCGCCTGGTGGT CTCCGCCAGGCTCCAGGAGGGTGCCCTCTCCCACAACTGTGGACTTTGTCCTTGAGGATTCCACCCCTGACTCCATCTCCGAAGTATCCTGCCTCAGTGAG GCTCATCTTTGGCACCCTGTACCCAGCCTACTCTTCCTACAAGGCCGTGAAGACAAAAAACGTGAAGGAATAT GTGAAATGGATGATGTACTGGATCGTCTTTGCCTTCTTCACCACTGCCGAGACACTCACAGATATCGTGCTCTCCTG GTTCCCCTTCTACTTTGAGCTCAAGATCGCCTTTGTGATATGGCTGCTGTCCCCTTATACCAAAGGCTCCAGCGTGCTCTACCGCAAGTTCGTGCACCCAACCCTGTCCAACAAAGAGAAG GAGATCGACGAGTACATCACACAGGCCCGAGACAAGAGCTATGAGACCATGATGAGGGTGGGCAAGAGGGGTCTGAATCTGGCCGCCAATGCGGCAGTCACGGCTGCTGCCAAG GGCCAGGGGGTGCTATCAGAGAAGCTCCGAAGCTTCAGCATGCAGGACTTGACCCTGATCCGGGACGAGGACGCGCTGCCCCTGCACGGGCCTGATGGCCGCCTCAGAGCCAGCCCTGGCAGCCTCCTGGACACCATTGAAGACCTGG GAGATGACCCCACCCTGAGCGTAAGGTCAGGCACCAACCAGGCAGATCCCCGGACAGAGATCTCTGAGGATGACACGGGAGACAAGGCCCCTAAGAGGGTCAAACCCATCAAAAAAGTGCCCAAACCCGAG ccaCTGGCTTCCAAGACGCTGAAGACCCGGCCCAAGAAGAAGACCTCCGCAGGGGGTGACTCAGCTTga
- the REEP2 gene encoding receptor expression-enhancing protein 2 isoform X6, protein MFEELIFGTLYPAYSSYKAVKTKNVKEYVKWMMYWIVFAFFTTAETLTDIVLSWFPFYFELKIAFVIWLLSPYTKGSSVLYRKFVHPTLSNKEKEIDEYITQARDKSYETMMRVGKRGLNLAANAAVTAAAKGQGVLSEKLRSFSMQDLTLIRDEDALPLHGPDGRLRASPGSLLDTIEDLGDDPTLSVRSGTNQADPRTEISEDDTGDKAPKRVKPIKKVPKPEPLASKTLKTRPKKKTSAGGDSA, encoded by the exons ATGTTTGAGGA GCTCATCTTTGGCACCCTGTACCCAGCCTACTCTTCCTACAAGGCCGTGAAGACAAAAAACGTGAAGGAATAT GTGAAATGGATGATGTACTGGATCGTCTTTGCCTTCTTCACCACTGCCGAGACACTCACAGATATCGTGCTCTCCTG GTTCCCCTTCTACTTTGAGCTCAAGATCGCCTTTGTGATATGGCTGCTGTCCCCTTATACCAAAGGCTCCAGCGTGCTCTACCGCAAGTTCGTGCACCCAACCCTGTCCAACAAAGAGAAG GAGATCGACGAGTACATCACACAGGCCCGAGACAAGAGCTATGAGACCATGATGAGGGTGGGCAAGAGGGGTCTGAATCTGGCCGCCAATGCGGCAGTCACGGCTGCTGCCAAG GGCCAGGGGGTGCTATCAGAGAAGCTCCGAAGCTTCAGCATGCAGGACTTGACCCTGATCCGGGACGAGGACGCGCTGCCCCTGCACGGGCCTGATGGCCGCCTCAGAGCCAGCCCTGGCAGCCTCCTGGACACCATTGAAGACCTGG GAGATGACCCCACCCTGAGCGTAAGGTCAGGCACCAACCAGGCAGATCCCCGGACAGAGATCTCTGAGGATGACACGGGAGACAAGGCCCCTAAGAGGGTCAAACCCATCAAAAAAGTGCCCAAACCCGAG ccaCTGGCTTCCAAGACGCTGAAGACCCGGCCCAAGAAGAAGACCTCCGCAGGGGGTGACTCAGCTTga
- the REEP2 gene encoding receptor expression-enhancing protein 2 isoform X3, which produces MKASEDLNPGFGTQERLIFGTLYPAYSSYKAVKTKNVKEYVKWMMYWIVFAFFTTAETLTDIVLSWFPFYFELKIAFVIWLLSPYTKGSSVLYRKFVHPTLSNKEKEIDEYITQARDKSYETMMRVGKRGLNLAANAAVTAAAKGQGVLSEKLRSFSMQDLTLIRDEDALPLHGPDGRLRASPGSLLDTIEDLGDDPTLSVRSGTNQADPRTEISEDDTGDKAPKRVKPIKKVPKPEPLASKTLKTRPKKKTSAGGDSA; this is translated from the exons ATGAAGGCCTCTGAGGACCTCAATCCTGGgtttggaacccaagaaag GCTCATCTTTGGCACCCTGTACCCAGCCTACTCTTCCTACAAGGCCGTGAAGACAAAAAACGTGAAGGAATAT GTGAAATGGATGATGTACTGGATCGTCTTTGCCTTCTTCACCACTGCCGAGACACTCACAGATATCGTGCTCTCCTG GTTCCCCTTCTACTTTGAGCTCAAGATCGCCTTTGTGATATGGCTGCTGTCCCCTTATACCAAAGGCTCCAGCGTGCTCTACCGCAAGTTCGTGCACCCAACCCTGTCCAACAAAGAGAAG GAGATCGACGAGTACATCACACAGGCCCGAGACAAGAGCTATGAGACCATGATGAGGGTGGGCAAGAGGGGTCTGAATCTGGCCGCCAATGCGGCAGTCACGGCTGCTGCCAAG GGCCAGGGGGTGCTATCAGAGAAGCTCCGAAGCTTCAGCATGCAGGACTTGACCCTGATCCGGGACGAGGACGCGCTGCCCCTGCACGGGCCTGATGGCCGCCTCAGAGCCAGCCCTGGCAGCCTCCTGGACACCATTGAAGACCTGG GAGATGACCCCACCCTGAGCGTAAGGTCAGGCACCAACCAGGCAGATCCCCGGACAGAGATCTCTGAGGATGACACGGGAGACAAGGCCCCTAAGAGGGTCAAACCCATCAAAAAAGTGCCCAAACCCGAG ccaCTGGCTTCCAAGACGCTGAAGACCCGGCCCAAGAAGAAGACCTCCGCAGGGGGTGACTCAGCTTga
- the REEP2 gene encoding receptor expression-enhancing protein 2 isoform X2, whose protein sequence is MPSDSRCRGARRCRRRGLPFKSRRRPRPAAAAGTSPLTAAARRSAAPAAAAAAGAAATAAPAAAAARPPATTSSARAGFPPRTPRPARPRHGVLDHLSPGGLRQAPGGCPLPQLWTLSLRIPPLTPSPKYPASVRLIFGTLYPAYSSYKAVKTKNVKEYVKWMMYWIVFAFFTTAETLTDIVLSWFPFYFELKIAFVIWLLSPYTKGSSVLYRKFVHPTLSNKEKEIDEYITQARDKSYETMMRVGKRGLNLAANAAVTAAAKGVLSEKLRSFSMQDLTLIRDEDALPLHGPDGRLRASPGSLLDTIEDLGDDPTLSVRSGTNQADPRTEISEDDTGDKAPKRVKPIKKVPKPEPLASKTLKTRPKKKTSAGGDSA, encoded by the exons ATGCCCAGCGACAGCAGGTGCAGGGGGGcgcgccgctgccgccgccgcggCCTCCCCTTTAAGAGCCGCCGCCGCCCACGGCCCGCCGCTGCGGCAGGGACCTCCCCTTTAACGGCGGCGGCTCGGCGCTCCGCGGCCCCCGCGGCGGCTGCTGCTGCgggtgctgctgctactgcggctcctgctgccgccgccgctcgGCCTCCAGCAACCACATCCTCGGCCCGGGCCGGCTTCCCGCCCCGCACCCCGcgccccgcccggccccgccATGGTGTCCTGGATCATCTCTCGCCTGGTGGT CTCCGCCAGGCTCCAGGAGGGTGCCCTCTCCCACAACTGTGGACTTTGTCCTTGAGGATTCCACCCCTGACTCCATCTCCGAAGTATCCTGCCTCAGTGAG GCTCATCTTTGGCACCCTGTACCCAGCCTACTCTTCCTACAAGGCCGTGAAGACAAAAAACGTGAAGGAATAT GTGAAATGGATGATGTACTGGATCGTCTTTGCCTTCTTCACCACTGCCGAGACACTCACAGATATCGTGCTCTCCTG GTTCCCCTTCTACTTTGAGCTCAAGATCGCCTTTGTGATATGGCTGCTGTCCCCTTATACCAAAGGCTCCAGCGTGCTCTACCGCAAGTTCGTGCACCCAACCCTGTCCAACAAAGAGAAG GAGATCGACGAGTACATCACACAGGCCCGAGACAAGAGCTATGAGACCATGATGAGGGTGGGCAAGAGGGGTCTGAATCTGGCCGCCAATGCGGCAGTCACGGCTGCTGCCAAG GGGGTGCTATCAGAGAAGCTCCGAAGCTTCAGCATGCAGGACTTGACCCTGATCCGGGACGAGGACGCGCTGCCCCTGCACGGGCCTGATGGCCGCCTCAGAGCCAGCCCTGGCAGCCTCCTGGACACCATTGAAGACCTGG GAGATGACCCCACCCTGAGCGTAAGGTCAGGCACCAACCAGGCAGATCCCCGGACAGAGATCTCTGAGGATGACACGGGAGACAAGGCCCCTAAGAGGGTCAAACCCATCAAAAAAGTGCCCAAACCCGAG ccaCTGGCTTCCAAGACGCTGAAGACCCGGCCCAAGAAGAAGACCTCCGCAGGGGGTGACTCAGCTTga
- the REEP2 gene encoding receptor expression-enhancing protein 2 isoform X5, with translation MVSWIISRLVVLIFGTLYPAYSSYKAVKTKNVKEYVKWMMYWIVFAFFTTAETLTDIVLSWFPFYFELKIAFVIWLLSPYTKGSSVLYRKFVHPTLSNKEKEIDEYITQARDKSYETMMRVGKRGLNLAANAAVTAAAKGVLSEKLRSFSMQDLTLIRDEDALPLHGPDGRLRASPGSLLDTIEDLGDDPTLSVRSGTNQADPRTEISEDDTGDKAPKRVKPIKKVPKPEPLASKTLKTRPKKKTSAGGDSA, from the exons ATGGTGTCCTGGATCATCTCTCGCCTGGTGGT GCTCATCTTTGGCACCCTGTACCCAGCCTACTCTTCCTACAAGGCCGTGAAGACAAAAAACGTGAAGGAATAT GTGAAATGGATGATGTACTGGATCGTCTTTGCCTTCTTCACCACTGCCGAGACACTCACAGATATCGTGCTCTCCTG GTTCCCCTTCTACTTTGAGCTCAAGATCGCCTTTGTGATATGGCTGCTGTCCCCTTATACCAAAGGCTCCAGCGTGCTCTACCGCAAGTTCGTGCACCCAACCCTGTCCAACAAAGAGAAG GAGATCGACGAGTACATCACACAGGCCCGAGACAAGAGCTATGAGACCATGATGAGGGTGGGCAAGAGGGGTCTGAATCTGGCCGCCAATGCGGCAGTCACGGCTGCTGCCAAG GGGGTGCTATCAGAGAAGCTCCGAAGCTTCAGCATGCAGGACTTGACCCTGATCCGGGACGAGGACGCGCTGCCCCTGCACGGGCCTGATGGCCGCCTCAGAGCCAGCCCTGGCAGCCTCCTGGACACCATTGAAGACCTGG GAGATGACCCCACCCTGAGCGTAAGGTCAGGCACCAACCAGGCAGATCCCCGGACAGAGATCTCTGAGGATGACACGGGAGACAAGGCCCCTAAGAGGGTCAAACCCATCAAAAAAGTGCCCAAACCCGAG ccaCTGGCTTCCAAGACGCTGAAGACCCGGCCCAAGAAGAAGACCTCCGCAGGGGGTGACTCAGCTTga
- the REEP2 gene encoding receptor expression-enhancing protein 2 isoform X4, which produces MVSWIISRLVVLIFGTLYPAYSSYKAVKTKNVKEYVKWMMYWIVFAFFTTAETLTDIVLSWFPFYFELKIAFVIWLLSPYTKGSSVLYRKFVHPTLSNKEKEIDEYITQARDKSYETMMRVGKRGLNLAANAAVTAAAKGQGVLSEKLRSFSMQDLTLIRDEDALPLHGPDGRLRASPGSLLDTIEDLGDDPTLSVRSGTNQADPRTEISEDDTGDKAPKRVKPIKKVPKPEPLASKTLKTRPKKKTSAGGDSA; this is translated from the exons ATGGTGTCCTGGATCATCTCTCGCCTGGTGGT GCTCATCTTTGGCACCCTGTACCCAGCCTACTCTTCCTACAAGGCCGTGAAGACAAAAAACGTGAAGGAATAT GTGAAATGGATGATGTACTGGATCGTCTTTGCCTTCTTCACCACTGCCGAGACACTCACAGATATCGTGCTCTCCTG GTTCCCCTTCTACTTTGAGCTCAAGATCGCCTTTGTGATATGGCTGCTGTCCCCTTATACCAAAGGCTCCAGCGTGCTCTACCGCAAGTTCGTGCACCCAACCCTGTCCAACAAAGAGAAG GAGATCGACGAGTACATCACACAGGCCCGAGACAAGAGCTATGAGACCATGATGAGGGTGGGCAAGAGGGGTCTGAATCTGGCCGCCAATGCGGCAGTCACGGCTGCTGCCAAG GGCCAGGGGGTGCTATCAGAGAAGCTCCGAAGCTTCAGCATGCAGGACTTGACCCTGATCCGGGACGAGGACGCGCTGCCCCTGCACGGGCCTGATGGCCGCCTCAGAGCCAGCCCTGGCAGCCTCCTGGACACCATTGAAGACCTGG GAGATGACCCCACCCTGAGCGTAAGGTCAGGCACCAACCAGGCAGATCCCCGGACAGAGATCTCTGAGGATGACACGGGAGACAAGGCCCCTAAGAGGGTCAAACCCATCAAAAAAGTGCCCAAACCCGAG ccaCTGGCTTCCAAGACGCTGAAGACCCGGCCCAAGAAGAAGACCTCCGCAGGGGGTGACTCAGCTTga